The following proteins are encoded in a genomic region of Myxococcus virescens:
- a CDS encoding SAM-dependent methyltransferase produces the protein MLGSPSDMGKPYRPKDHYFQKAKQEGLRARSAFKVDELIKRFPMVKKGHVVLDLGAAPGGFLQILADAVGPKGRVIGVDIVAIRPFSQPFVQTAVLDVLADDFDAKLTELHAGPFDAVISDMAPKTSGIKATDEARSLRLAGKALELAAARGRPGSSFVAKVFMGRDFEDFRNQIRALFEEVKVVRPEATRGASMEVYLVGLRRRAPEAPEAN, from the coding sequence ATGCTAGGGAGCCCCTCTGACATGGGCAAGCCCTACCGTCCTAAAGACCACTATTTCCAGAAGGCCAAGCAAGAGGGCCTGCGGGCACGTTCGGCCTTCAAGGTCGATGAACTCATCAAGCGCTTCCCCATGGTGAAGAAGGGGCACGTCGTGCTCGACCTGGGGGCGGCGCCGGGAGGTTTCCTCCAGATATTGGCGGACGCCGTGGGGCCGAAGGGCCGCGTCATCGGCGTGGACATCGTCGCCATCCGTCCCTTCAGCCAGCCCTTCGTGCAGACGGCGGTGTTGGACGTGCTCGCGGACGACTTCGACGCGAAGCTGACCGAGCTCCATGCCGGCCCCTTCGACGCCGTCATCTCCGACATGGCCCCCAAGACGAGCGGCATCAAGGCCACCGACGAGGCGCGCAGCCTGCGGCTGGCGGGCAAGGCGCTGGAGTTGGCCGCGGCGCGGGGCCGGCCCGGGTCCTCCTTCGTGGCCAAGGTCTTCATGGGCCGGGACTTCGAGGACTTCCGCAACCAGATCCGCGCCCTCTTCGAAGAGGTGAAGGTGGTCCGGCCGGAGGCCACCCGCGGCGCCAGCATGGAGGTCTACCTGGTGGGTCTTCGCCGCCGTGCGCCAGAGGCCCCGGAGGCGAACTGA
- the dctA gene encoding C4-dicarboxylate transporter DctA, producing MRWLKNLYVQVLLAIAVGIILGWLRPDLGESMKPLGDGFIKLVKMIIAPVIFLTIVAGIAKMGDLKHVGRIGLKALIYFEVLTTLALVVGMVVVNTLKPGAGMNIDPAQIDTSGITQYRASASQQGTIPFLLDIIPHDFLSAFTEGKLLQVLLVAVLTGVALTRLGPMGQRVLDLSDDLAQVFFGIVGMIMKLAPLGAFGAMAFTVGKFGVESLSSLGRLLIAVYVTCALFVFLVLGLVARLSGFSLWKLLRYMRSELLLVLGTSSSESALPRLLKRLETLGCDRGAVGLVLPTGYSFNLDGTCIYLTMAAIFIAQAVNVDLSLGEELTLLGVLLLTSKGAAGVTGSGFITLMATLAALNGKVPVEGVALLLGVDRFMSEARAITNVIGNTVATLVVSKWEGVRDDTVMHAELDSGPKPLEGMSLGHGT from the coding sequence ATGCGGTGGTTGAAGAATCTGTACGTCCAGGTGCTGCTGGCCATCGCGGTGGGCATCATCCTCGGCTGGCTGCGGCCGGACCTGGGCGAGTCCATGAAGCCGCTGGGCGACGGCTTCATCAAGCTGGTGAAGATGATCATCGCACCGGTCATCTTCCTCACCATCGTCGCGGGCATCGCGAAGATGGGCGACCTCAAGCACGTGGGCCGCATCGGCCTCAAGGCGCTCATCTACTTCGAAGTCCTGACGACGCTGGCGCTCGTCGTGGGCATGGTGGTGGTGAACACCCTGAAGCCCGGCGCGGGGATGAACATCGACCCGGCGCAGATCGACACCTCCGGCATCACCCAGTACCGCGCGTCCGCGTCGCAGCAGGGCACCATCCCCTTCCTCCTGGACATCATCCCGCATGACTTCCTGTCGGCCTTCACCGAGGGGAAGCTGCTCCAGGTGCTGCTCGTCGCCGTGCTGACGGGCGTGGCGCTCACCCGCCTGGGGCCCATGGGACAGCGCGTGCTCGACCTGTCGGATGACCTGGCGCAGGTCTTCTTCGGCATCGTCGGGATGATCATGAAGCTGGCGCCGCTGGGCGCCTTCGGCGCCATGGCCTTCACCGTGGGCAAGTTCGGTGTCGAATCGCTCAGCTCCCTGGGCCGGCTGCTCATCGCCGTCTACGTCACCTGCGCCCTCTTCGTGTTCCTGGTGCTGGGGCTGGTGGCGCGGCTGTCCGGCTTCTCGCTGTGGAAGCTGCTGCGCTACATGCGCAGCGAGCTGTTGCTCGTGCTGGGGACGTCGTCATCGGAGTCCGCGCTGCCCCGGCTGCTCAAGCGGCTGGAGACGCTGGGCTGCGACCGGGGCGCCGTCGGGCTGGTGCTGCCCACCGGGTACTCGTTCAACCTGGACGGGACGTGCATCTACCTGACGATGGCGGCCATCTTCATCGCCCAGGCGGTGAACGTGGACCTGTCGCTGGGCGAGGAGCTCACCTTGCTGGGCGTGCTGCTGCTGACGTCGAAGGGCGCGGCGGGCGTGACGGGTTCGGGCTTCATCACGCTGATGGCCACGCTGGCGGCGCTCAACGGCAAGGTGCCCGTGGAAGGCGTGGCCCTGCTGCTGGGCGTGGACCGCTTCATGTCCGAGGCCCGGGCCATCACCAACGTCATCGGCAACACGGTGGCGACGCTGGTGGTGTCCAAGTGGGAGGGCGTGCGTGACGACACCGTCATGCACGCCGAGCTCGACAGCGGGCCCAAGCCCCTGGAAGGGATGAGCCTGGGCCACGGCACCTGA
- a CDS encoding CaiB/BaiF CoA transferase family protein: MSSLPLTGLRVLDLSRLLPGPYATLVLADLGATVDKVEEPEGGDYIRQMPPLRDDVSGLFYGLNRNKRSLTLNLKQPEGREALKRLVRHYDVLVESFRPGVMDKLGVGESVLRAENPRLIYCAISGYGQTGPDRLKAGHDLNYAARAGLLGYGGEAGGAPAFPGVQMGDIGGGSLFALVGILAALHERERTGQGRFVDVSMTDGALAFLHMHLASRLFMGTEGAALQRGKDALNGGYACYGLYRTADDRWLAVGALEPKFFAGVCERLGRPELLEDAYAPGEPGARVKAELTRLFAEHPLAYWQERFAGSDLCIEPVAEGDDVLKDPQLQARGLFVETEDAVLGRKVTHLLTPLRMGETPLRAPPALGQHSREILEAAGFTAQELARLGH, translated from the coding sequence ATGTCGTCGCTCCCGCTCACAGGCCTGCGCGTGCTGGACTTGTCGCGCCTGCTGCCCGGCCCCTACGCCACCCTGGTGCTGGCAGACCTGGGCGCCACCGTGGACAAGGTGGAGGAGCCGGAGGGCGGGGACTACATCCGCCAGATGCCCCCCCTGCGGGATGACGTCAGCGGCCTGTTCTACGGCCTCAATCGGAACAAGCGCTCCCTGACGCTGAACCTGAAGCAGCCCGAGGGCCGCGAGGCGCTGAAGCGGCTGGTGCGCCACTACGACGTGCTGGTGGAGAGCTTCCGGCCCGGCGTCATGGACAAGCTGGGCGTGGGCGAGTCCGTGCTGCGCGCGGAGAACCCCCGGCTCATCTACTGCGCCATCTCCGGCTACGGGCAGACGGGGCCGGATCGGCTGAAGGCGGGGCATGACTTGAACTACGCGGCCCGCGCCGGCCTGCTGGGCTACGGCGGTGAGGCCGGCGGCGCGCCCGCGTTTCCCGGCGTGCAGATGGGGGACATTGGCGGCGGCAGCCTCTTCGCGCTGGTGGGCATCCTGGCGGCGCTGCACGAGCGTGAGCGCACGGGGCAGGGGCGCTTCGTGGACGTGTCCATGACGGACGGCGCGCTGGCCTTCCTGCACATGCACCTGGCGTCGCGCCTCTTCATGGGGACGGAAGGCGCCGCCCTTCAGCGGGGCAAGGATGCGCTCAACGGGGGCTACGCGTGCTACGGCCTGTACCGCACGGCGGATGACCGGTGGCTCGCGGTGGGCGCGCTGGAGCCCAAGTTCTTCGCGGGCGTGTGTGAGCGGTTGGGGCGTCCGGAGCTGCTGGAGGACGCCTACGCCCCGGGCGAGCCCGGCGCGCGCGTGAAGGCGGAGCTGACGCGCCTGTTCGCCGAGCACCCACTGGCGTACTGGCAGGAGCGCTTCGCGGGCTCCGACCTCTGCATCGAGCCCGTGGCGGAAGGGGACGACGTGCTGAAGGACCCGCAGCTCCAGGCCCGGGGCCTCTTCGTGGAGACGGAGGACGCGGTGCTGGGCCGCAAGGTGACGCACCTGCTGACGCCGCTGCGCATGGGCGAGACGCCGCTGCGCGCGCCGCCCGCGCTGGGGCAGCACTCGCGGGAGATTCTGGAAGCGGCGGGCTTTACCGCGCAGGAGCTTGCGCGGCTGGGGCACTGA
- a CDS encoding MarR family winged helix-turn-helix transcriptional regulator — protein MRRPDDKPAALANRRGAAGTEGQDPPEDGGSEESHGLMEEDVEASTPESRRLHELLIEFSLYRSLKNPLAGICEDLQLTPTQMHALSWLGNDGPVQVGVLALRVGITRKTITGVVDRLESMGLVERTRDVEDRRAVVVRLTEQGSSVFARIDRGMDASLRRVLSLMSPEDRDAVFGILERMLARLTAEAESASGDSQAS, from the coding sequence ATGCGGCGGCCGGATGACAAACCGGCCGCGCTCGCGAATCGGCGCGGCGCCGCGGGCACGGAGGGCCAGGACCCTCCCGAGGACGGTGGCTCCGAGGAGAGCCACGGTCTGATGGAGGAAGACGTCGAGGCCTCCACGCCCGAGTCGCGGCGCCTTCACGAGTTGCTGATTGAGTTCAGCCTCTACCGCTCCCTGAAGAACCCGCTGGCGGGCATCTGCGAGGACCTCCAGCTCACGCCCACGCAGATGCATGCGCTGTCGTGGCTGGGCAACGACGGTCCGGTGCAGGTGGGCGTCCTGGCCCTGCGGGTGGGCATCACCCGGAAGACCATCACCGGTGTGGTGGACCGCCTGGAGAGCATGGGTCTGGTGGAGCGGACCCGGGACGTGGAGGACCGGCGCGCCGTCGTCGTGCGCCTCACCGAGCAGGGCAGCAGCGTCTTCGCCCGCATCGACCGGGGCATGGACGCGAGCCTGCGGCGCGTGCTGAGCCTGATGAGTCCCGAGGACCGCGACGCGGTGTTCGGCATCCTGGAGCGGATGCTGGCGCGCCTGACAGCCGAGGCGGAATCGGCCAGCGGCGACTCCCAGGCGAGCTGA
- a CDS encoding SCP2 sterol-binding domain-containing protein, giving the protein MSAKDIIENQIPETLKAKPELAKEINAVIVFDVSGEGGGKWTLDATKSEGWVTEGAADNAKMTISVSNDDFVKIREKKLNAQMAAMQGKLKFKPMDMGLAMKLAKLL; this is encoded by the coding sequence GTGAGCGCGAAGGACATCATCGAGAACCAGATTCCGGAGACCCTCAAGGCGAAGCCGGAGCTGGCGAAGGAAATCAACGCCGTCATCGTCTTTGACGTGTCGGGTGAGGGCGGCGGGAAGTGGACGCTGGACGCCACCAAGTCCGAGGGCTGGGTGACGGAAGGTGCGGCCGACAACGCGAAGATGACCATCTCCGTGAGCAACGACGACTTCGTGAAGATCCGCGAGAAGAAGCTCAACGCGCAGATGGCGGCCATGCAGGGCAAGCTGAAGTTCAAGCCCATGGACATGGGCCTCGCGATGAAGCTCGCGAAGCTGCTCTAA
- a CDS encoding efflux RND transporter periplasmic adaptor subunit: MTGRSRTTVIRRMWMAAAVAAVVTTGCGKASNKPALPEQTGPAALGVRAITPATELSADVTRVTGQIRSKNEAVLGPQATGTISRMNVRVGDKVKKGQVLASLDASNVAISVEQARAVKQAADAALELATSSLERTRKVAESGGVAAAGLDQAVIGQKQAAAQAAQAAAGLRLAEEMLRDHSIIAPFDGVITARTKNVGDSVAMTPSTPVFSIVDTTGLEVRAQVPESVVDKVRVGSKTQGTVSPSGARFDVQVAVVGAVVDASNRTVEVLADVVGEPSTALRPGALVELDFSTVNQADDDKGLFLPTQAVSARGQEGFVWVVQDGTVRKRDVRVERVLPGYVRILQGLGADERVLADSSLDVKEGTAVRVVQ, from the coding sequence GTGACCGGCAGGAGCAGGACGACCGTGATTCGACGCATGTGGATGGCCGCGGCAGTGGCAGCGGTGGTGACGACGGGCTGTGGCAAGGCCAGCAACAAGCCGGCCCTCCCCGAGCAGACGGGTCCCGCGGCATTGGGCGTGCGCGCCATCACTCCGGCCACGGAGTTGAGCGCTGACGTCACCCGCGTGACGGGGCAGATCCGCTCGAAGAACGAGGCGGTCCTGGGGCCCCAGGCGACTGGCACCATCTCCAGGATGAATGTCCGGGTGGGCGACAAGGTGAAGAAGGGCCAGGTGCTGGCGTCGCTGGACGCCTCCAACGTCGCCATCAGCGTGGAGCAGGCGCGCGCGGTGAAGCAGGCCGCGGACGCGGCGCTGGAGCTGGCCACGTCCTCCCTGGAGCGCACCCGGAAGGTGGCGGAGTCCGGTGGCGTGGCCGCCGCGGGGCTGGATCAGGCCGTGATTGGCCAGAAGCAGGCCGCCGCCCAGGCCGCCCAGGCCGCCGCCGGGTTGCGGCTGGCGGAGGAGATGCTGCGCGACCACTCCATCATCGCCCCCTTCGACGGCGTCATCACGGCCCGCACGAAGAACGTCGGTGACTCGGTGGCGATGACGCCCTCCACGCCCGTGTTCAGCATCGTCGATACGACGGGGCTGGAAGTGCGCGCGCAGGTCCCCGAGTCCGTGGTGGACAAGGTCCGCGTGGGCAGCAAGACGCAGGGCACGGTGAGCCCCAGCGGCGCGCGCTTCGACGTGCAGGTGGCCGTCGTGGGCGCGGTGGTGGACGCCTCCAACCGCACGGTGGAGGTGCTGGCGGACGTGGTCGGTGAGCCGTCCACGGCGCTGCGTCCCGGCGCCCTGGTGGAGCTGGACTTCTCGACCGTGAATCAGGCCGACGACGACAAGGGCCTCTTCCTCCCCACCCAGGCCGTCAGCGCCCGGGGCCAGGAGGGCTTCGTGTGGGTGGTGCAGGACGGCACGGTGCGCAAGCGGGATGTGCGCGTCGAGCGAGTGCTGCCTGGTTACGTCCGCATCCTCCAGGGACTGGGCGCCGACGAGCGCGTGCTCGCCGACTCCTCCCTGGACGTGAAGGAGGGCACGGCCGTCCGCGTAGTGCAGTGA
- a CDS encoding acyl-CoA dehydrogenase family protein — translation MPHPFTEEHEAFRNTVRSFVEKEMTPHGLEWDRAGIFPKELFRKAGDLGFLGINHDPKYGGSGLDYWYVTVFAEELSRSLNAGVNMALLVQSQMATPIINEIGTDEQKREFLEPALKGEKIAALGVSEPGCGSDVASIKTTARRDGDDYVINGSKMWITNGTRADFITLAVRTGEAGYGGISLVTFPTDVKGFGVSKKLDKVGNLSSDTAVLYFEDCRIPARYVLGEENEGFYHIMTNFQGERLVGAITTVAGMERMVEDSIRYGNEREAFGRPLMKFQVWRHKFVEHLTAIEAAKRLTYHAVDLFDRKENPVKEVSMAKLFAGDLAQRVAYDCQQFYGGMGYVEETSIARMWRDVRLITIGGGTSEVMKEIISKIYGF, via the coding sequence ATGCCCCACCCATTCACCGAGGAACACGAGGCCTTCCGCAACACGGTGCGCAGCTTCGTGGAGAAGGAGATGACCCCACACGGCCTCGAGTGGGACCGGGCGGGCATCTTCCCCAAGGAGCTGTTCCGCAAGGCGGGGGACCTGGGCTTCCTGGGCATCAACCACGACCCGAAGTACGGCGGTAGCGGGCTGGACTACTGGTACGTGACGGTGTTCGCGGAGGAGCTGAGCCGCAGCCTCAACGCGGGCGTGAACATGGCGCTGCTGGTGCAGAGCCAGATGGCCACGCCCATCATCAACGAGATTGGAACGGACGAGCAGAAGCGCGAGTTCCTGGAGCCGGCGCTCAAGGGCGAGAAGATCGCCGCGCTGGGGGTGAGCGAGCCGGGGTGCGGTTCGGACGTGGCCAGCATCAAGACGACGGCGCGCCGGGACGGGGATGACTACGTCATCAACGGCTCGAAGATGTGGATCACCAACGGCACGCGGGCGGACTTCATCACCCTGGCGGTGCGCACGGGCGAGGCCGGCTACGGCGGCATCTCCCTGGTGACGTTCCCCACGGACGTGAAGGGCTTTGGCGTCTCCAAGAAGCTGGACAAGGTGGGCAACCTGTCCTCGGACACCGCCGTCCTCTACTTCGAGGACTGCCGGATTCCGGCCCGCTATGTGCTGGGCGAGGAGAACGAAGGCTTCTACCACATCATGACCAACTTCCAGGGTGAGCGCCTGGTGGGCGCCATCACCACGGTGGCGGGCATGGAGCGGATGGTGGAGGACTCCATCCGCTACGGCAACGAGCGCGAGGCCTTCGGCCGGCCGCTGATGAAGTTCCAGGTGTGGCGCCACAAGTTCGTGGAGCACCTGACGGCCATCGAAGCGGCCAAGCGCCTGACGTACCACGCGGTGGACCTCTTCGACCGGAAGGAGAACCCGGTGAAGGAGGTCTCCATGGCGAAGCTGTTCGCGGGCGACCTGGCCCAGCGCGTGGCCTACGACTGCCAGCAGTTCTACGGCGGCATGGGCTACGTGGAGGAGACCTCCATCGCCCGCATGTGGCGCGACGTGCGCCTCATCACCATTGGCGGCGGGACCTCCGAGGTGATGAAGGAGATCATCTCGAAGATCTACGGCTTCTAG
- a CDS encoding efflux RND transporter permease subunit produces MLKTFITRPVFTAMLMLAVVVFGINAYPRIGVDQFPDVEFPVVTVTTVLPGADPESMEKNVSDPLEEALNTLNGVEQLRSINLESVSQIVVRFTLDTKVDVASQDVRDRVQATLSKLPTEIETPVVEKFDIGAAPIMTLSLSGALPIEEMTRVAEDVVKPALQRQPGVGSIDVVGGREREIQIVVDPERLRGFGLAVSDVSQAVQAQNLDVPGGRTMDSGRERVVRLTSEAKSVDELRNIIIASPNGAPVRVRDVADVVDGPEEARSSAKSGDRSAVALVVRKQSGSNTVQVAESIKESLGEVNSLLPEGVRTEMVTDNSRFIRSSIAAVQFDLVLGGFLAVLIVLVFLRNLNSTLVAAIALPVSVVGTFAVMAALGFTFNVITMLALTLSIGLLIDDAIVVIENIVRHLEEGKTPMQAALEGASQIALAVFAVTLAIVAVFIPVAFMDGTMGMFFYQFGVTVAVAVLISYAVSMTLTPMLSARMLSHHGNPTGISAAVEKVLVATETGYRNILASILRHRAITLVIAVVVLFVTLFMASFLKFTFIPEQDNGNIKLAVELPIGSTLQDTQAELDALDAQVRALPGIDSTFATAGGGVQEEVHKGELLINLVPLKDRSFNQGELKTYLRGAITPRSGVTVTVQDVAAVGGGGARTQQIQFNLRGDNWEEVVKAAEQVQGAMRQNPGLVDVDMTFRSGKPQYDVKVDRERAASLGIPAASLGATLRAFLGRDKFGDYREGGETYEIKVALPPQTLASADALGKLTVRSMTGQLVELRNFATITPADGPVQIDRESQKRQITLLANLASGYALSDGINFLNAYAEKELPKSVIYDFEGNAKEMGKAVAAFGSALLLGIILIYMILAAQFESFVHPFTIMMSLPFALIGAIGGLLVTGQAMSMFALIGIIMLMGLVVKNGILLVDFTLQLREEGKTATEALLQAAPVRLRPILMTTIAMIAGMIPVAVAKGDGAETRAPMAITIIGGLVTSTFLTLGVVPVVYSLMDQLTEKFKRRKGPDATSGTPHAVGPKHGAESPSVAAAARVETA; encoded by the coding sequence ATGCTCAAGACATTCATCACCCGCCCTGTGTTCACCGCGATGCTGATGCTCGCGGTGGTCGTTTTTGGCATCAATGCCTACCCACGCATCGGCGTGGACCAGTTCCCCGACGTCGAGTTCCCCGTCGTCACCGTCACCACGGTGCTGCCCGGCGCGGACCCGGAGTCGATGGAGAAGAACGTCAGTGACCCGCTGGAGGAGGCGCTCAACACCCTCAACGGCGTGGAGCAGTTGCGCTCCATCAACCTGGAGAGCGTGTCCCAGATCGTCGTCCGCTTCACCCTGGACACCAAGGTGGACGTGGCGTCGCAGGACGTGCGGGACCGCGTCCAGGCCACGCTGAGCAAGCTGCCGACGGAAATCGAGACGCCGGTGGTGGAGAAGTTCGACATCGGCGCGGCGCCCATCATGACGCTGTCGCTGTCCGGCGCGCTCCCCATTGAAGAGATGACGCGCGTCGCCGAGGACGTCGTGAAGCCCGCCCTCCAGCGTCAGCCGGGCGTGGGCAGCATCGACGTGGTCGGTGGCCGCGAGCGCGAAATCCAGATCGTCGTGGATCCGGAGCGGCTGCGGGGCTTCGGGCTGGCCGTCAGCGACGTGAGCCAGGCCGTGCAGGCGCAGAACCTGGACGTCCCGGGTGGCCGCACCATGGACAGCGGCCGTGAGCGCGTGGTGCGCCTGACGTCCGAGGCCAAGAGCGTGGACGAGCTGCGCAACATCATCATCGCCAGCCCCAACGGCGCGCCGGTGCGCGTGCGTGACGTGGCCGACGTGGTGGACGGTCCGGAAGAGGCGCGCTCCAGCGCCAAGAGCGGTGACCGCAGCGCCGTGGCGCTGGTGGTGCGCAAGCAGTCCGGCTCCAACACGGTGCAGGTGGCCGAGTCCATCAAGGAGTCCCTGGGTGAGGTCAACAGCCTGCTGCCCGAGGGCGTGCGCACGGAGATGGTGACGGACAACTCGCGGTTCATCCGCTCGTCCATCGCCGCGGTGCAGTTCGACCTGGTGCTCGGTGGCTTCCTCGCGGTGCTCATCGTGCTGGTGTTCCTGCGCAACCTGAACTCCACGCTGGTGGCCGCCATCGCGCTGCCGGTGTCCGTCGTCGGTACCTTCGCCGTCATGGCGGCCCTGGGCTTCACGTTCAACGTCATCACGATGCTGGCGCTGACGCTGTCCATCGGTCTGCTCATCGACGACGCCATCGTGGTCATCGAGAACATCGTCCGTCACCTGGAAGAGGGAAAGACGCCCATGCAGGCGGCGCTCGAGGGCGCCAGCCAGATCGCGCTCGCGGTGTTCGCCGTGACGCTCGCCATCGTCGCCGTGTTCATCCCCGTGGCCTTCATGGACGGGACGATGGGCATGTTCTTCTACCAGTTCGGCGTCACGGTGGCCGTGGCGGTGCTCATCTCCTACGCCGTGTCCATGACGCTCACGCCCATGCTGTCGGCGCGCATGCTGAGCCACCATGGCAACCCCACGGGCATCTCCGCGGCGGTGGAGAAGGTGCTGGTCGCCACGGAGACGGGCTACCGGAACATCCTGGCCAGCATCCTGCGGCACCGGGCCATCACCCTGGTCATCGCCGTGGTGGTGCTCTTCGTCACCCTCTTCATGGCCAGCTTCCTGAAGTTCACGTTCATCCCGGAGCAGGACAACGGCAACATCAAGCTGGCGGTGGAGCTGCCCATCGGCTCCACGCTGCAGGATACGCAGGCGGAGCTGGACGCGCTGGACGCGCAGGTCCGCGCCCTGCCCGGCATCGACTCCACCTTCGCCACCGCCGGTGGCGGCGTGCAGGAGGAAGTGCACAAGGGCGAGCTGCTCATCAACCTGGTGCCGCTGAAGGACCGCTCCTTCAACCAGGGCGAACTGAAGACGTACCTGCGCGGCGCCATCACCCCCCGCAGCGGCGTCACCGTCACGGTGCAGGACGTCGCGGCCGTGGGCGGCGGCGGCGCCCGCACGCAGCAGATCCAGTTCAACCTCCGCGGTGACAACTGGGAAGAGGTGGTGAAGGCCGCCGAGCAGGTGCAGGGCGCCATGCGCCAGAATCCGGGCCTGGTGGACGTGGACATGACGTTCCGCTCCGGCAAGCCGCAGTACGACGTCAAGGTGGACCGCGAGCGCGCGGCCAGCCTGGGCATCCCGGCGGCCTCGCTGGGCGCCACGCTGCGTGCCTTCCTGGGCCGCGACAAGTTCGGCGACTACCGCGAGGGTGGCGAGACGTACGAAATCAAGGTGGCCCTGCCGCCGCAGACGCTGGCCTCCGCCGACGCGCTGGGCAAGCTGACCGTGCGCAGCATGACGGGCCAGTTGGTGGAGCTGCGCAACTTCGCGACCATCACCCCCGCCGACGGCCCGGTGCAGATCGACCGCGAGTCGCAGAAGCGGCAGATCACCCTGCTGGCGAACCTGGCCTCGGGCTACGCGCTGAGCGATGGCATCAACTTCCTCAACGCGTACGCGGAGAAGGAGCTGCCCAAGTCGGTCATCTACGACTTCGAGGGTAACGCGAAGGAGATGGGCAAGGCCGTGGCGGCCTTCGGCTCCGCCCTGCTGCTGGGCATCATCCTCATCTACATGATTCTCGCGGCGCAGTTCGAGAGCTTCGTCCACCCCTTCACCATCATGATGTCGCTGCCCTTCGCCCTCATCGGCGCCATTGGCGGTCTGCTCGTCACCGGTCAGGCCATGTCGATGTTCGCCCTCATCGGCATCATCATGCTCATGGGTCTGGTGGTGAAGAACGGCATCCTCCTGGTGGACTTCACGCTGCAGCTGCGTGAGGAAGGCAAGACGGCGACGGAAGCCCTGCTCCAGGCCGCTCCCGTGCGTCTGCGTCCCATCCTGATGACGACCATCGCGATGATCGCCGGCATGATTCCGGTGGCGGTCGCCAAGGGTGACGGCGCGGAGACGCGCGCGCCCATGGCCATCACCATCATCGGCGGTCTGGTGACGTCCACGTTCCTCACCCTGGGCGTGGTGCCGGTGGTGTACTCGCTGATGGACCAGCTCACCGAGAAGTTCAAGCGGCGCAAGGGTCCGGACGCGACCTCCGGTACGCCGCACGCGGTGGGTCCGAAGCACGGCGCTGAATCGCCTTCCGTGGCCGCGGCGGCCCGGGTGGAGACGGCCTGA